A stretch of Equus przewalskii isolate Varuska chromosome 11, EquPr2, whole genome shotgun sequence DNA encodes these proteins:
- the OR8H1 gene encoding olfactory receptor 8H1, protein MNRRNNTNLPDFILIGLTDSEETQLVLFMLFLLIYLITVLGNVGMILIIHLNVQLHTPMYFFLSHLSFLDLSYSTVITPKTLEGLMTSTKCISYMSCFTQMYFFVFLGATECFLLSSMAYDRYVAICNPLRYPVVMSTRLCCSLTFGSYLIGFTESFTNVFCMSRLHFCNSNVIHHFFCDTSPILALSCTDTHDIEIMIFIVAGSTLMMSLITISVSYVSILSTILKITSASGKQKAFSTCASHLLGVAVFYGTMIFTYLRPSKSYSLGKDQVASVFYTIVVPMLNPLIYSLRNKEVKNALSRAMQKREGSRQLK, encoded by the coding sequence ATGAATAGAAGGAATAATACAAATCTGCCTGACTTCATCCTTATAGGATTGACAGATTCTGAAGAGACCCAGCTGGTTCTCTTTATGCTGTTTCTCCTGATATACCTGATTACTGTGCTGGGGAATGTAGGGATGATACTGATAATCCACCTGAATGTCCAGCTTCACACCcccatgtattttttcctcagtCACCTGTCATTTCTTGATCTCAGTTACTCAACAGTCATCACACCTAAAACCTTAGAGGGCTTAATGACTTCCACCAAGTGTATTTCATACATGAGCTGCTTCACCCAGATGTACTTTTTTGTCTTCTTGGGTGCCACtgaatgttttcttctctcctcaatGGCCTATGATCGCTATGTTGCTATCTGCAATCCTCTACGCTACCCAGTTGTTATGTCTACAAGACTCTGCTGCTCCCTCACCTTTGGGTCCTATTTGATTGGCTTTACAGAGTCTTTTACCAATGTATTTTGCATGAGCAGATTGCATTTCTGCAACTCCAATGTAATCCATCACTTTTTCTGTGACACATCCCCAATTTTAGCCCTGTCATGCACTGACACACACGACATCGAAATCATGATATTCATTGTCGCTGGCTCCACATTAATGATGTCTCTTATCACAATATCTGTGTCCTATGTGTCTATTCTGTCTACTATCCTGAAAATTACTTCCGCTTCAGGAAAGCAAAAGGCCTTCTCTACTTGTGCCTCCCATCTTCTGGGAGTCGCTGTCTTTTATGGCACCatgatttttacttatttaaggCCAAGTAAGTCTTACTCATTGGGAAAGGATCAAGTGGCTTCTGttttttataccattgtggtccCCATGTTGAATCCACTCATTTACAGTCTGAggaataaagaagtgaaaaatgcTCTCAGTAGAGCCATGCAGAAGAGAGAGGGCTCCAGGCAATTAAAATAA